From the genome of Candidatus Desulfarcum epimagneticum, one region includes:
- a CDS encoding Antitoxin, which yields MAAIDMGNHPDYNTGMTHLNISEIKTHFSKCMERVSAGQTITVCKRNVPIARISSIDSIPLRKRPVGLGGKEYPGFKIPDSFFDPLPDDIGAAFNGENP from the coding sequence ATGGCCGCCATTGACATGGGAAACCATCCGGATTATAATACCGGTATGACACATTTAAACATCAGCGAAATAAAAACGCATTTCTCAAAATGCATGGAAAGGGTCAGCGCCGGACAAACCATCACCGTCTGCAAGCGAAATGTTCCCATCGCCCGGATCAGTTCCATCGACTCGATTCCCCTCCGAAAACGTCCCGTCGGGCTGGGCGGAAAAGAGTATCCCGGCTTCAAGATACCCGACTCTTTTTTCGACCCTCTTCCCGATGATATCGGCGCCGCTTTCAACGGCGAAAACCCGTGA